The following coding sequences lie in one Arachis ipaensis cultivar K30076 chromosome B05, Araip1.1, whole genome shotgun sequence genomic window:
- the LOC107641358 gene encoding uncharacterized protein LOC107641358, whose translation MEHEACQSEASQGSKQATRNRNLARRRRTTCYCGERPVLATSSTAENPGRRFWGCVNFGVGEECGYFVWAEPEEDPSQVSRLRLKVRNLKGKLDMVEFRFMVAVGVALVGWTLALIMVFEKTTATKFGRLSLE comes from the exons ATGGAGCATGAAGCATGCCAATCTGAAGCGAGCCAAGGCAGCAAGCAAGCCACACGAAATAGGAACCTAGCACGTCGAAGGAGGACAACCTGTTACTGTGGGGAACGGCCTGTGCTCGCAACGTCGTCGACGGCAGAAAATCCTGGGCGGAGGTTTTGGGGTTGCGTTAACTTCGGG GTTGGAGAAGAATGTGGCTACTTCGTATGGGCAGAACCAGAGGAAGATCCGTCACAAGTTTCTAGGCTAAGATTGAAGGTCAGAAATTTGAAGGGCAAACTGGATATGGTTGAGTTCAGATTCATGGTTGCAGTGGGAGTTGCTTTAGTTGGATGGACACTTGCACTGATAATGGTGTTTGAAAAAACAACAGCAACCAAATTTGGCAGACTTTCACTAGAATAA
- the LOC107644540 gene encoding oleosin 5, whose amino-acid sequence MATATDRAPHQVQVHTPTTQRVDVQRRGYDVSGGGVKTLFPDRGPSTSQIIAVLVGVPTGGTLLLLSGLSLLGTIIGLAIATPVFIFFSPVIVPAVVTIGLAVIGILTAGACGLTGLMSLSWMINFIRQVHGTTVPDQLDSAKRRMADMADYVGQKTKDAGQEIQTKAQDVKRSS is encoded by the coding sequence ATGGCTACCGCTACTGATCGTGCACCTCACCAGGTTCAAGTCCACACCCCCACCACACAACGGGTCGACGTTCAACGCCGCGGCTACGACGTTAGTGGTGGTGGTGTCAAGACTCTTTTCCCCGACAGAGGTCCGTCGACCTCTCAAATCATTGCCGTCCTCGTCGGCGTCCCCACTGGGGGCACTCTGTTGCTCCTCTCCGGCCTTTCGCTTCTCGGAACCATAATCGGGCTGGCTATTGCCACCCCGGTTTTTATCTTCTTCAGCCCGGTTATAGTTCCCGCCGTCGTTACCATTGGCCTTGCAGTCATTGGTATTCTGACTGCGGGAGCATGTGGACTAACCGGGCTGATGTCTTTGTCATGGATGATTAACTTCATCCGACAGGTACATGGGACGACGGTGCCGGATCAGCTGGACTCGGCGAAGCGGCGCATGGCAGACATGGCGGATTACGTGGGGCAGAAGACAAAGGATGCTGGCCAAGAGATACAGACTAAGGCCCAGGATGTTAAGAGGTCATCataa